The sequence GAGCATGGTTACTTTTGGTGGTTGAACCAGTGACGATATCAAGAGCTGGGCTTGGAACTGAATTGGTTCTACTTACCCAGCTCTAGGAAAAGCTTGATATTGTCTGCTTACACAAGGTGTCCAAATATCAAAAGCAGGGATGTCAGATGCATCAATGATATCTGCTGTGGAATATTAATATATGGACATGTACAGTAAGACCCACAAGCATCCCCATTAAACATTTTTGGTAGTAAGATACTAAATAAGTGTTGACTGTGTTCTGTTTCTTGTTAGCATGTAAATTAATGCTAAGTAATTTAAATAGGATAAAGAGGGTTAAAGAACATAGGAATGGTGTATTGGTCCACGCTAAGCTTTGTATTCTTGTGGGGTCAGTGTCTGGGAGAGCATCAGCCAAAACACAAGGTGTGGGAAGTAGGACAGTGATGTGAGAGCTAACCCTTGCTGTTTGTGGGCTGGGCTGCAGTTTCTTCTGGGTCACATGCACTCTGCAAGAGTGCCCTAAGTGAGCGGGGCTGGTGTCTCTGGTATGCGACTGCTGGAGTACCTGATGGCAGAGTGTGTCCATCTGGCTGGGAACACTGCTTAGGACAGTAAAAGGTTGtaacaccccccacacacactacCACCGCCTGCAGCTTGCCATCCACAGTGATGCGGACCTGGACTAGCTGCTGCAGAAAGTCAGTGTTGCTGGAGAGGCTGTTCTGCCCAATACCCATCTGTGCTTCTGTCCAAGAAGACTGAGACCCACCAAGCGAGCAGCAAGTAAAATGGATCAGGAAGAGAGGAACAGTCTGACTTCAGAAAGTGGACACCTAGGGAAGAGTAAGAACTGTGCAAACAGACATGATGTTTTCCTCTGACCtaggcttttcattttcatgtcaGAGGATTTCCTGAGTCTGTGGTTTGTCTGTATAATAACCCAGTTTAGATATTTCTTCTGAGTGCTTATCTCGTCTTCCCTGAACTTGTGCAGAGTTCTTGCATCCACAGCATCAGCTGGCAAGGAGTTTTTGTCAGTCTGCTACttgtctgcagggctgcttcACTTCCTTGCTTTGAACCTGACTCCTACTAGCCTGACCTTGTGGATCCTTTTTCTTGTATTGGAAGAGACAGTAAGCAGCTAACACCTATTGCGATTCTACTGATGCTTTTATTGAcctcatttttccttcaaaccTCAAGTTAGCTCTCTTCTGAATTAAAAAGTCAGTTGTCTTAAGAAAGCTGTTCCCTACCTTTCATCAGCCTTATTGCCTTTCTTTGTACTGTTTCCAGTGATACGCCTTTTGAGATAAAAGAACCAAATCTGCACAAAGACTTCAGAGTGTAGGTGAATCATGATGGCACAGTAATGTTTCTTCTTGtatcctctgcttttcttaatAGTTTctaacatttgcttttctactTTCACTGTGCTGCAACACTGACTTGATACTCAGATAGAGCTATCACAAGGATTCACCCCTGAGGGTCACGGTTTGGTCAGAGTCTGGCATTGTACATACACTACCTATGGAACTGAGATTGTTTTACTCTGtgattaagaattaaaaaagacGTCCTCCCCTTCCTGAAGACTCTGCAAGAAGGTAATCTCCTTGTCTGGGGAAGGATGAACACCTTTCTCACAGAAAATTGGGACTTTGCTAACCAAGGCATGGGGAGAGGAAGATTAAACAGCTCTTGCTTCCTGTCCAGTCCCATAACCTTTGTAGAGCTGCACATGGATGTGATCGCATCATCACAAATGAATGGattgtttcagaaaaagtaaaaaaaccccaactttttaGTTGGTATATGTCAGCTAAAATTAGTTACCTCTAgctgtgtgtggtgggttgaccctggctggaggccaggtgcccaccagagccgctctctcactcccctcattcaccagacaggggagaaaaagtataacgaaatgcttgtgggtcgagataaggacagggagagatcgttcattaattatcatcacgagcaaaacagaccgaacttagagagggaattcatctaatttattaccaagcaaaacagagtagaggaatgagaaataaaatcaaatcttaaaacacctccacccacccctcccatcttcccgggctcaacttcactcctggcttcaacctccgccccccgcagcagcacagggggacagggaatgggggttacggtcagttcatctcacagtgtttctgccgcttcttcatcctcagggggaggactcctctcatcgttcccctgctccagcatggagtccgtctcacgggagacagtccttcatgaactgctccagcgtggtctcttccacggggtgcagaccttcaggagcaaactgctccagtgtggggtcccccacggggtcacaagtcctgccagcaaacctgctctggcgtgggctcctctctccacgggtccacaggtcctgctaggagcttgctccagcgtgggcttcccacaggccacagcctccttcaggtgcctccacctgctccggtgtggggtcctccacgggctgcaggtggaatctctacaccccctcatccttcctccatgggctgcaggggacagcctgcttcaccatggtcttcaacatgggctgcagggggatctctgctctggtgcctggagctcctcctgcccctccttctgcactgaccttggtgtctgcagagtttcttacatcttctcacccctctctccggctgcaaaagctctctctaactgttttttttccttcttaaatatgttatcacagaggcgctgattggcttggccttggccagcggcgggtctgtcttggagctggctggcattggctctatcagacacatgggaagcttctagcagtttctcacagaagccaccgctgtagcccgcccccccccagctaccaaaaccttgccatgcaaacccaatacactgtGTTAGATAACAATGCATGTTATGTGTATACATGGTACAGAAACACTGCCTTACATAAGTATTGCACAAAATATTCCTAGATGCAGTTTCTTCATGTTGCACAGCTACTTTGGTTAGGGCAACTGTGTTCCTGGTTTATTAGACTTGGGAAGATAATTAATTGTCAGTAACTTGGTACTGAATTAGTCAGTTGCTCCCTTctagtgtttttcttctgtcccaTGTGCAGTGTGGATTTCAAATAGGGATTGTGTTACATGTATGTTGCCTGGGTGGATACCACCTAAATTCTTACTGTGCTAGTTCCTCCGTTTGGTTTTAACAAAACACCAATTCTGTAAATTGTAAGATATGTTACtaattctttgaaaagaagaaactaaGTCTTTTGTCTGGATGATGTGTTTCATGCAGTGGGCAGCCGAGGTCTTAAGTGTTGCAGTGCTGCCTGTCACCAGTGGGTCTGCGAGGCTGCATGTTAGTAGTTGTGACTTTGTGAGACAGGTGCTCAAACTAGAAAAATGTCTTAACTTTGAAgatataattagaaaaataccTATGACTAGCTGCatgcctttgttttgtttttttcctcttcttgcacattttttcttaactgtatCTGCTTTCAAAAAGGATGTGCTCTTTACCAGtgtttgaaatacatttaatttttttcctctccttttccataGTCCACTCAAGAGGCTTTTAGGATAGAATATGATACCTTTGGTGAACTGAAGGTCCCAAGTGACAAATACTATGGTGCCCAAACTGTCAGATCTACAATGAATTTCAAGATTGGAGGTGTTTCAGAAAGAATGCCAGTAAGTCGTTTAAAGCTGtgttcatttcttctctttaagtGTGTTTTGGATGCGAGAGTGAATACCTTCTTAGACTTTTGCTGGGAATATGATtaactttgaattttaattaaagttaGAAATTCCATGGCAAGATAATTCTGTGgtagaaatactttttgttgcatttaaataaattgaatGTTGCTTTtgagtaattattttattgtgttgcttattttttttaataaccaggATGAATAGAAATCTGTCgtttttctgaagacaaaagaCTAAATGGAATAATTTGTTTGCTATAGCATTATGTAGTTTTAGTGACGATGTTTACTGTAGCATGAGTTGAtatgaagttattttttcatgtgtaGCTGTGCATAGAGCATTAGTGTGCACATGCTTTGTCATGCACTGATTTTGCATGTACTGAAACATACATTagtttgccctcaaaaaggcTATTTTAGAAATAGAATCAgtcctccttttctgtttgttttaatgcatgTAATCTTTTTTGATACACAAAACATAACTGGACTTAGAAAGAATGAGCTGAGTACTGCTTTCTAGACTGTTAATGGGAGCATAGGTCATGTGATCTGATTGCTCTTTGGTTTGgttgatcatagaatcatagaatggtttgggttggaagggaccttaaaggtcatctagttccaacccccctgccatgggcagggacaccctccactagaccaggttgcccaaagccccatccagcctggccttgaacacttccagggatggggcatccacagcttctctgggcaacctgttccagtgcctcaccaccctcacagtgaagaatttcttcctaatatctaatctaaatcgaccctccttcagcttaaacccattaccccttgtcctgtcactccctgcccttgtaaacagcccctctccagctttcttgtaggccccttcaggtactggaaggctgctataaggtctccccggagccttctgcTATCCAAGTcgaacaatcccaactctctcagcctgtcctcataggagagatgctccagccctctgatcatcttcatggcccgCTCCTCTGGTCTCAGTCCAACAGGTCGATGTCCTTCTTATTTtgagggccccagagctggacgcagtactccagatgaagtctcacaagagtggagtacagggggagaatcacctcccttgatgGACTACTGCTGGATTTTTCAGAAGGAGTTTGGTTTAGAACTAGACCTGCACTATGTGTTCCTAAAATGtcctttgggggaaaaagaaatgtatttaaacttAATCTTGTGTCTCAGGTTCAAGTTATAAGGGCTTTTGGCATCTTGAagagagcagctgctgaagtAAATCAAGATTATGGTCTTGACCCAAAGATTGCTAATGCTATCGTAAAAGCGGCAAATGAGGTAGGaacaaaatgttcaaaataCTAGAACTGTAATTGTGTTTTTGTTAAGCTTTTCACAGGAAGTTTGGAGGCCAGTGGATGACCTCTTGCATTTCTCAGATTGTAAGAGGAAGGCATTTATTGTTAGTAAATTTTGTTCTTCATCTTGAGAAATCATTTACTTAATATAatgttttactatttttcttcttatagaAATGATACAATgttcaaatacattttgataCTTAAGTTCtaaaaacaatgtaattttCTCCCTCTATTAAGATTACTCATTACTTGCATAGTGTCAACACTTCCAGATGaacagtataaaaaaaacctAGGAGGGGAATAGAATCTCAGTTCATTCAGCTAACATGAAGTCTGACATGCCAAGCAAcgctttttcattttgaaagtctCCAATCTGTTAAGCAATTGCATCTTGGTAATGTGAAGACCATCTGCAATCTGAATAGTTTCTCTGTTACTAGTCTACTTCCTCTTCAGACTTAAGCTTACTGGTAAATCTGTGCTTTTTAAGTATCACTTTTCTAGCTAAAAAGGACATGATGTGACACACGGAGGCATCTCCTCTTTCTCAGGATAAATGCCACCCAAGTGCACAGAGTTGTGAATGACCATGGTTTGAGGTATGGTAATACCAGGTGTGTTGCTTTGTGTAAATCAATAGCTATATTTATCTAGAAGCATTGTTTTACAGAGATTTCTTGTTCTGACtagcttcaaaatatttcagtatttgcaCAAGGCCTTATCCTCTTTCTACCGGCTGTAGCATCATAAGTCCCAAGAGCTTTGGAGAACTCCAGAATATGTCCAGTCTCTTCTTGTGGTTTCTAGAGTTCTCCTAGTTAAGGGTGGTTCAGAAGTTTAGTGGCTATAGGCTACTTAGTTTTGATTCATGAGTTCTGAAAGTTGTTTGAGGCttctttgttgtgttttttaaaacaccCCTGCGGTGATATCCTTTCTCTTAcgtccaaaataattttctaatataACTTAGAAAGAAAGAGATACAGCAAGGAATTATGTTACTCTTGGAAGTGGGAACTTTGCCCCTGCATAAGATGGGAAATATGTAAGATCCTTTCCTGAAAAACATGACTGCGGGAGGAGTGATGTATCCTGATAATCTGGAGATAGTTATCTAGTTGCAAAGTTGTGACAACAGATCCTTTGCTTTGTGTTCTCAAATTTCTGAGGCTAATGTGCATGGGGGTGATACTTCTGAGCACAGATTTTTATACTATCACAAACacctatttagaaaaaaatctctaaatgCATATAAGGTTCAACAGGCTCCAAAAAATGTAGATGAAGCAGGAGAGTATTTGTACCTGTGGTTCTGTTTTGATTTGAGATGGTAGTTGTCATAGCCTGTCTACAGAAGATTTAAGTTGGTATAGCCATTTCTGGCTGATTGGGACCTTGTTCCCACAGGTAATCAGCAAGTCAATACATATGAATCTTTTTAAGTCCATGTGATCCTCATACTTGTTTATGTGTGTAACATATTCAGTTACAGTTGATGTAAAGACAGTCACAAGTCCTTTAAAGCCATGTAGGTCCTAGGCAGTATTAGGGAAAGCACACCTTACAGGAAGAAGGTATTTGCTACCAGCAACCATCTACTTGCTCATTTTGTTGATGTGAAATCTAATGTCTACAGGTGTTAAGAGGTCTGGAACTTTCCTGtatgaaatttatttctggAGAAATTTTAGAGTCCAATTATACAAATACCATGTACTGCATGTGCATGGCAGATGGCCTTTTGCAAAAACACCTCTTCTGGAGGACTATTTCCCATGAGGAATGGACTTCTGAATGCCTCTAATTCAAATTGTTGTATAGTTGTGATCAGTGTTCATGACGAAACCATGCAGCTGTTGAACTTGATTTCTGAGGAGAAAGCAGTGCACCCATGCTGATGGGGAGTTTGTAAACAAATAAGCACTGTCCAAAAACTGACGTTTCTGACACCCAAAGGATGGTCATGACCCAAGAAGACACACAACATTGAATCAGTACCCTGAAGCACCTTACGTGCTCTGATTGAGAAACTAATTAAGATATTTCCTTCACCTGGGAGATCTTACTAACAGAGCAAATAACTGTGGAAGGGAGAACCAGCACATACTACGTCTAGTCCTACCCAGGAAGATTAGAATCGAAATATGTTTAACATTTGGGAAGGAGGGGACGTTTTCAGACATATGAAATCATCTACATTGAAGATACAACCTAAAagacctttttaaaatattttctttctatgacTGGAgaacatgaaattaaattacatatttctctgtatttcagaattCAGTATCTTCAAAAAGCTTAGCGAAAGTTTTTTGCCCTTTTAATATCTGGTATTGCATCAAACTCCCTTAGTTATTCTGGTATAAATTCACAACTGTTATATGTAGATTTACAAATATAATAGAGAATGTTATTTGAATTATAGTTATAAAATTCTcaattttatgatttttttttcttccagtagaacaaattttctctctttttccattaTAGGTGgctgaaggaaaattaaatgatCACTTTCCATTGGTAGTGTGGCAGACTGGGTCTGGAACTCAAACCAATATGAATGTCAATGAAGTCATCAGCAATAGAGCCATTGAGATAATGGGGGGCAAACTGGGGAGCAAAAACCCAGTACATCCAAATGATCATGTTAACAAAAGCCAGGTTGTTATACTTGTATTATACTGCTTTTAATGtcaaaagtttgttttttaattgtgaaTTTTGAATTCTCTTATATCCACTGTTTagaattagaaggaaaaaaaaagaaaaagaaaggaacttTGTGTACAGTTTTGGCAACAATTTTCCaggtttttcagtttaaatgaactttaaaaTGTTGGTCAGTGACAGCATGAGCTTTTGAGATGAAAAATTTTGAACTCATTCATGATAGATGAACTCACACGTGATGTAGTGGGCAGACGTGGCCTGGCGACAACCACTGCTACTGCAAACGGTCTTAAAGTAGTTAAATGTAGATCCAGTTTCTAAAGGTTGCATACTTATAACTGTTACCTCCATAATGCATTACATAAAGCATGTAGAAAGAATAGTAAGATGGCTAAAGTCCTGTAATGGGTAAAGGAAATacccacttcattttttttccccaaggatcATGGTAGACATTTTATTATACTTCActcttaatattttcttcagattggCTGAAGTTTAAGGCACTTACTCGGTTGCATCCCTTCCTGATCTTCTGTGCTTATTCAGTGTCCTGGGAACTATGGATTTAAGATTACCAAAGCAACACATAGGTGTTTTAAAGACACTTACAGTTCCTTTAAAATCATCCATCCATTTGTTATCTGTCTCTCTTAACTACTTTagcaattcttttttcttttcttttgttccaaTGTTGTTGTGAACAGTCTCCTCATGTAGAGTAGTTTCTGTGGGTATAGTTATAAAAAATTGACTTTATCAATAAGATGCTGGACTGGAGTttagattttattatttctgcagaTTGACTTGTGGAATACTCCTAAATTGCTTACTCTTTCTTTTcgtttataaaataaaaagaacaaagccaTACATGTACATCTTACAGCAACAGTGGTGAGAAAAGCTTGCAAATAAATTTCTTGAACTTCCTTCACAGAGTTCAAATGACACTTTCCCCACAGCAATGCATAtcgctgctgcccaggaggtTAATGAGGTGTTGTTACCTGGATTAAAGAAGCTACAGAATGCACTTGAAGCAAAATCCAAAGAGTTTTCCCAAATCATAAAAATAGGGCGCACTCATACACAAGATGCTGTTCCACTTACGCTTggacaggtaaaaaaaaatatgctcttttttttttaattcttgtaaATACATTGGAAGAAACAGAGGCAAACTTGGAGGCCTAAATTAAGTTGATAGCTTAAGAGAAATAATAGGAAACTGCCTGAATCTCAGAGTATTTGCATCTTTATTGGAGTTTTCTGGATGCTGTACTCTACTCCATCataaattttcttaattttttttccatgtgtgcTTTACTTCTAACAGTAGTAagatttttaaatcatgttCCATTACCAAATAACAGATGGTATTTCTATTAGACTGACATCAGAAGGAAGAAGGTAGTTAGTCTGTAATCTGTAAGCTTATATAAATTAAGTTTTGTCAAACACAAAGCTAagtattttgaatgaaaatcttTATAATACATATGATCGTGTATATGTATGATAGCAAATCTTTATAGTCTTATTGTCAAGAATGGGttatatttcattaatttggtaatgaattaatttaaactgaactgataaaaatacatgtaaaatttgtgggtttttttccaagaatgCATAGGTGGGCTTTTTACTAActaaaagtaaatgaaaaaagcCCAGGATCTGTTTGTCTAATTGTACCTTGAGAACATTAATTTAATCTGAGAGCTAATTTACCTTGGATTCAGATTCTGCTAAGTacacaactgaaataaaaggcaagagaaagatGCATtgtgaatacatttttatatgtgtAGATTGTTTTTATGTGTAATGGTTCATACTGTGAGAGCAGTCTTCTAATATAtgtaaatttttccttttagtgaAAATATGCTAAGATTTAGCATCTGTGTGGAGTTCAGTGCCTtcaagtttttaaagaaattagtCCAATCAtgttaaaaatctaaataattCTACATGCTTATTCTTGGTTGTTGTCTTTGTTCCCTTATTTTGTCCtcctttctttcaaaggaaTTTAGTGGCTATGTGCAACAAATTAAATATGGTGTGGCTAGGATTGAGTCAACCATGCCAAGAGTGTATCAGCTGGCAGCTGGCGGGACTGCAGTTGGTACAGGATTAAACACAAGAATTGGCTTTGCTGAGAAAGTTGCTGCTAAAGTGTCCGAACTGACAGGTGAGGAATGATATTTCAGAGTTATCAGTAAAGCGGTATATGTAACATACAGTCAAATTCAAACTAAGTCTTTCAGTTTCCATACTTCTCGTAAACTCgaattatgtttatattttaataggAAACTTTGTGTTAATGCCATATGTGATATACCTTATACTTAGGATTTTTCatgcaatgtatttttataattatactCAGTGCATTGAAAGTGACTGAGATTACCATGTTTTTCTGAGCAAGGCTTATAGGAGATGGATGTGGTTTCAGGCTTCTATTATTAGCCCACCTATAATGCTTCTGTCTTGATCACTGCTCCTTTGGCTCTCTTAGTCTATAGTGACTTTGcacaaaaaaaaggggaaaaaacccctcctaCAGCCACTACATTTTTTCATCTGAAGGAGtaaaagctgtcttttttttttatgctgtcttCATAAATCTTAAAACTTAATTTACCGAGCCATTGAGTTTTTTGATCTGTAAACCAGTTCTACTGTGTCACAgtatcagtttttaaaatgcccCCAAAATGAATGC comes from Grus americana isolate bGruAme1 chromosome 2, bGruAme1.mat, whole genome shotgun sequence and encodes:
- the FH gene encoding fumarate hydratase, mitochondrial; protein product: MHRSLRACRRLGCSAGLFARQPPPRAAAARWGPPPRAAMSTQEAFRIEYDTFGELKVPSDKYYGAQTVRSTMNFKIGGVSERMPVQVIRAFGILKRAAAEVNQDYGLDPKIANAIVKAANEVAEGKLNDHFPLVVWQTGSGTQTNMNVNEVISNRAIEIMGGKLGSKNPVHPNDHVNKSQSSNDTFPTAMHIAAAQEVNEVLLPGLKKLQNALEAKSKEFSQIIKIGRTHTQDAVPLTLGQEFSGYVQQIKYGVARIESTMPRVYQLAAGGTAVGTGLNTRIGFAEKVAAKVSELTGLPFVTAPNKFEALAAHDALVELSGAMNTVACSLMKIANDIRFLGSGPRSGLGELILPENEPGSSIMPGKVNPTQCEAVTMVAAQVMGNHVAVTVGGSNGHFELNVFKPMMIKNVLNSARLLGDVCVSFTDNCVVGIQANTDRINKLMSESLMLVTALNPHIGYDKAAKIAKTAHKEGTTLKEAAIKLGFLTSDQFDQWVKPKDMLGPQ